A window of Mobiluncus massiliensis genomic DNA:
CTTTGTTGCGAGCGAGGATGTCCTCTGGGGTAATGTCGGACTTAGCGGCTTTCATCTGGACGGTAGCCCCATCGTGAACCAACTGATAGACCTCACCGGGAGCAAAGAGAGCCAGTGGCATACCCTGTAAATCCTTGCCGTTGGTGCCCACAAATTGCACCGCTTGGCCCTCCCAAAGAGCCTTAATCGCCGCACTCGCCGATTTTTCTGTCGTGTCCACGTCTTTCCGGACGTCATTAACGATGACGGTTAGCCCCCGAGAGCTTTCGATAGTAATCTTCATCCCGTTCTTGACGGCCGTTGTAGGTCCGGGGACGATGGAGTCTTTAGCACTGAAATTCACGCCATTTTCAGTCAATAAATCGGATACGGTTGCCCCCCAGCCCCCGAGTTCTTGGACTTTTCCGTCTGCCACCACGGTTGCGGTTTTGTGTGCCATCGCAAATGCAGTACCAATGCCTGTACCCAATACCAACGTGGCAACCAATGCACCAACGAGGGGCGCAAAAAACTTTCGAGGACCTCGAACCGGCTTAGCTTGAAGGTGACGCGGGGCTCGTTTGGGGGATACGCTCATAATCGCAGTGTTCTCTTCCATCAACAAAAATGTTATCGATTCGTTATATTTTTGTCCAGCTCGTTATCTATTGTACACCTTTAGTTAACAATAACCACTACTTTCACACCTTTAACTTTTCTAACATTAAGGCGCTGAACTGCATAAATCCTAAAACTCGTAGACCGCGGCGGCGTTACGAAAAGTTTGTTCTCGCAGTTCCTCGCTCGTGACCTGAGTCAGTTCGGCCAAGAAGTCTGCGGTGTGCCCGATGAGATAGGAGGCGTTGGGCTGGCCTCGATAAGGCTGAGGCGTCAGATACGGGGCATCTGTTTCAATGAGGCGCAGATGCGCCGGCATTGCGAGGGCTCCAGCTTGGATATCTTGGTTGGCATGGTAGGTAACGTTCCCCGCAAAAGACGCATACCAGCCATTTTCTGCCAAAGTTTCGGCCAACTCAGCATCTCCGGAAAAGCAATGAAAAACCGTTTTTCGTGGCGCACCACAGCGCTGCAGCATTGCTACGCAATCCTGATGAGCATCACGGTCATGAATTTGCAGGGGCAGATCCAGAGCCTTCGCCAACTCGATATGCGCTGCGAATGCTTGTTTTTGCGCTTCCTTGCCCGTTTCAGCAGTGCGAAAATAGTCCAAGCCGGTTTCTCCGATGGCCACCACTGCCTCGGGAAATTCGCGGGCTGCTCGTTCCACCGCCGCCAAAGCGTCGTCGAGGGGCGTTTCCTGCCAGGGTTCACGCGTTTGCGCCACGTTATCCGGTGCCGTATCCAAAATTCCCAAGTGACGCGGGGCATCGTTAGGGTGAATCGCCACCGCAAACCGCACCATTTCAAAAGCGGAACCGGAGAACCGCTCGCGGTCGTCACCTAGCACCTGAACTTCTGGAAGGCTGCACAGAGAGACGACGACACGTTGAACTCCAGATTGTACCGCCCGTTCCATTTGTTCTTCTGCACTGAGCCGCACCCCGGAGGAATCGCTGACATAGTCCCCCGGCAGCAAAGGCAGGTGCGTGTGATTGTCAAACAATCTGCCAGTACCAAACGGCCTTTCCCCGCCGTCAAAAGGCTGGCCGCTCACCGGTACGGGCGGCCACACCTTTGGCTTTGACTTACGTTTACTCACCAGCGTCCTCGCAACTTCGTATTACTGATGCAGCAGGTTCGCGTAACGTTCGTGTTCTTCCTCAACGACAGACTCGTCTAACTTCTGGAATACCGGAGCCGGTTTCGCCACCGCTTGTCCCACCTGTACCGGATGACGCTCCCACGTCGGAGCATGGCGATAATCTCCGGTAATAATTGGGTAAGTGCGGTCGCTCCCGTCCTCGTTTTTCACATCCAAGTCGACGACTTCCTCGATACGCGGCAGGGGCGCCACCTTTCCGGCTCCACCCAAGACTTTGTCGATGGCGTTGGACGAAGTCGGCAAGAATGGCGACATCATCAGATTCAAATCCGTCACTACCTGGGCTAGAACGTGCAGGATTGTCCCTAGCCGTTCCCGCTGCGACTCGTCTTTTAGCTTGAAGGGTTCAGTGGTGGCAACGTAACGGTTAGCCTCCCCCACCAGACGCATAATCTCCGCTAGAGCAGCCTTTTGGTGATGACTTTCGATGAGGCCACCCACCGTTTCGAATCCGGCACCGACAGCATCCAATAGTTCCTGATCCTCAGCCGTGAATTCACCGGCCGGAGGAATCTCGCCAAATTTCTTTGAAATCATGGACGCTGTGCGGTTGACCAAGTTGCCCCAAGCAGCCACCAACTCGGAGTTCGTGCGCCGCACAAACTCGCTCCAGGTAAAATCAGAATCCTGATTTTCCGGTCCCGCCGCGGAGATGAAATACCGCAGCGCATCGACTTGGTAGCGGGACAGCATATCGCGCACATAAATCACAATTCCGCGCGAGGAAGCAAACTTCTTGCCTTCCATAGTCAAAAATTCTGAAGAAACTACCTCGGTGGGCAGGTTCAGAATTCCTAAGTCCCCAGGTTGACCGCCCAAGTCTCCGCGCCCGTTGTAGCCCAGCATTTCGGCGGGCCAAATCTGGGAGTGAAACACGATATTGTCCTTGCCCATAAAGTAGTACGACAGGGCCTCGGGGTCATTCCACCACTGCCGCCAATCTTCCGGGGACTGACCAAAACGACGTGCCCACTCAATGGAAGCGGAGAGGTAACCGATTACCGCGTCAAACCAGACATAGAGACGCTTGGGCTGATCCTCCCATCCGGGAATGGGGATACCCCAGTCAATGTCACGAGTCATAGCTCGCGGTTTAATGTCTTTTAAGAAGTTCTTGGAGAACTTGATGACGTTGGGCCGCCAATTGCCGTTCTTTTCCCGGTCGTCGAGCCACTCGTTCAAGGCTTGGGCGAGAGCCGGTAAATCTAAGAAATAGTGGTCGGTTTCCACAAATTCCGGGGTCTCGCCGTTAATCTTGGAACGCGGGCGAATCAGGTCGGTGGGATCGAGCTGGTTGCCGCAAGCATCGCACTGGTCCCCGCGAGCTCCTTCCGCCCCGCAGATGGGGCAAGTTCCCTCAATATAGCGATCAGGAAGGGTCCGACCGGTGGAAGGAGAGATTGCGCCCCGGGTGGTCTGTACCTTCATATAGCCGTTATCTCGCACCACTTT
This region includes:
- a CDS encoding TatD family hydrolase, which encodes MSKRKSKPKVWPPVPVSGQPFDGGERPFGTGRLFDNHTHLPLLPGDYVSDSSGVRLSAEEQMERAVQSGVQRVVVSLCSLPEVQVLGDDRERFSGSAFEMVRFAVAIHPNDAPRHLGILDTAPDNVAQTREPWQETPLDDALAAVERAAREFPEAVVAIGETGLDYFRTAETGKEAQKQAFAAHIELAKALDLPLQIHDRDAHQDCVAMLQRCGAPRKTVFHCFSGDAELAETLAENGWYASFAGNVTYHANQDIQAGALAMPAHLRLIETDAPYLTPQPYRGQPNASYLIGHTADFLAELTQVTSEELREQTFRNAAAVYEF
- the metG gene encoding methionine--tRNA ligase; this encodes MTHILSAVAWPYANGPRHIGHVAGFGIPSDVFSRYMRMRGHDVLMVSGTDEHGTPILVAAEAAGLTPRELANQNNRAIVEDLCQLGLSYDLFTRTTTGNHYETVRAMFKVVRDNGYMKVQTTRGAISPSTGRTLPDRYIEGTCPICGAEGARGDQCDACGNQLDPTDLIRPRSKINGETPEFVETDHYFLDLPALAQALNEWLDDREKNGNWRPNVIKFSKNFLKDIKPRAMTRDIDWGIPIPGWEDQPKRLYVWFDAVIGYLSASIEWARRFGQSPEDWRQWWNDPEALSYYFMGKDNIVFHSQIWPAEMLGYNGRGDLGGQPGDLGILNLPTEVVSSEFLTMEGKKFASSRGIVIYVRDMLSRYQVDALRYFISAAGPENQDSDFTWSEFVRRTNSELVAAWGNLVNRTASMISKKFGEIPPAGEFTAEDQELLDAVGAGFETVGGLIESHHQKAALAEIMRLVGEANRYVATTEPFKLKDESQRERLGTILHVLAQVVTDLNLMMSPFLPTSSNAIDKVLGGAGKVAPLPRIEEVVDLDVKNEDGSDRTYPIITGDYRHAPTWERHPVQVGQAVAKPAPVFQKLDESVVEEEHERYANLLHQ